From the genome of Candidatus Defluviilinea proxima:
CTCACCAATTTCCAAAAACACATGGATGATCAAGACCTTTCGCCTCTCACTGTAAAAGGGTATCTCTCAGACCTGAATCACTTTGCACGCTGGTTCGAACAAACGAATGGTGAGGTGCTCACGGTCCAACGCATTACACCGACCGACGTGAAGGAATACAAACATTTCCTGCTGAGCGTTGAACGCCGAAAAGCCGGCACAGTGAATCGGCGTCTGGCGTCAATCGCAGCACTGTGCAAATGGGCACGACAAAACAAACAGATCACAAGCGATCCCACGGAAAACATCAAAGGTGTTGCAGGTGTTGTGCGTGGTCCGAAATGGTTGGACAAACATGAGCAGCACCGCCTGATACGTGCTATTGAGAATGACCTGGAACTTGCAAAACAGAAGTATCCCAAACGTTGGGTGACGCGCCGACGTGACGCCTCCCTCGTGTTGTTTCTGCTGCACACCGGTTTGCGATTGAGTGAAGCTATTCATCTCCAGATGAGCGATATCCAACTCTCCGAACGCAAGGGCAGTGTCCTGGTCCAAAATGGGAAAGGCAACAAACAACGCAGTGTGCCATTGAATTCAGACGCGCGCAAAGCTATACAGGAATGGCTGGAGGTTCGTCCGCAGAGCGATCATCTTTGGATGACCGTTGAAGGGGAACACGAAAGCTTGAGCGGCAGAACGGTACAGCGTGTTCTACAGCGCTATGCCAAAGCCGCCGATGTGAAAGAACTGACCCCGCATGTCTGTCGTCACACGTTCGCGAAAAATCTGGTTGAGAACGAAGTTGGTTTGGAGAAGGTGGCGGCTTTACTCGGACACTCCAGCTTGAACACCACCCGGATCTATATCACCCCCAGTGAACGCGATCTTGAACTGGCGGTGGAACACTTGGCAATTCAATAAAATCAATACAAGGAAAACACTATGAATAAAAAACAGATTGCCGCCGGGCGGAAACCGGCGGCATCGTTGGGAGAGCGAGATACGTTGACTTATAAATCGCATGATACCACAAAACCTACACGGCTCGACCTGAGTGTCGTGTTGTCTAAAGTAAGGCTCGAGGAACTGGCACAACAGGCTGGTGCAAAACTGCATCGCAAGAGTGTGGAGCTGCGCGGATCCTGTCCGCTGCATAAAGGGGATAATCCAACAGCGTTCAGCATATACATGGATCCATCCGGTCATCAACGCTGGCGCTGCTATACAAAGTGTGATGCCGGAGGTGACGCGTTTGACTTTGTTCAGCGCTGGCAGGGATTGGACTTCATCGGTGCAGTGAAGTACCTGGCTGAATATGCTGGGCTGGATTTGAAGAATCTCGGTTTCGATTCACAAGCCATTCAAGGCGAGGTGGAGCAGAGAAAGCATACTGATCTCTTCGAGGAAGCGGCACGTTATTTTGCGGCTCAATTATGGAATAAGGCAGGGGAGCCGGCACGGACCTATTTGCTTGGGCGTGGCTTTTCGGAAAAGACCTTGCGTGAGACCAATTGGGGATTCAGCAAATCGGATCGCGGTCTTATGCAACATTTGCAAAAATCCGATGCTGATATTTCCCTGGCAAAGGAACTTGGGTTGGTTCGAGCGGATGGTCTGGACTTCACCGCGAATGGCAATGGTGCAAATGCCTCGCCAACCGGATACGTTATTTATCCTCACATTTGGAACGGTAGAAGCACATACTTCTCGGCACGTGCCTTAAAGCCAATCGACCCAGATGATAAGTCACGCAATCTGCCAGGCGAACGCCAGGTCTATTGGGCATTGGTCCCGGGTGATCCCAATCTCATCGTTGTGGAAGGACAATCTGATGCCGAAAGCTTAAGACAGTTGGGGCGTTCCGCCCTAGCATTATGTGGGGTGGGGAATTTGCCGGCGCTGGAGATCGAGCGTATTTATAAAAGGCGTGTGATCTATCTGGCATTGGATAATGACCTGCACAAGACCAAATTATCCGCAGTGGAACAGGACAAGATCCGCAAGCGTAAAGCAACTGTGACACGCCGCTTGTGCGAAGCCCTTGGTGCTCTGACGATGGTTGTACCGGACCTGCCCTTCAAGGATTGTAATGAATGGCTGCTGAACGACTTAACCCTGCAGAACCTAGAAAAACATCTGTCTAGCGCAAAACCCTGGCTGGATATCTTGATCGATCAAAGCCGCACTCTTTCTCCGATGGAATTCGATGAGGCGTTGAAGTTGATTGTTGATCATATCCGTGGATTACCCGATAGGATCCAATCTCGATATGTTTCCCTGGTCGAAAAGAAACTCAACCTACCTCGGCGGGACCTTAGAGAATTGATGAACCATCATGAGAATGGCAATGGCAACTTGTATTCTGAGATCCGGGAACGCCGACTGCATTTCATGGGTGATCCGCTTGGCAACTTCTGGGCGCGCATCAGTCATGAACTGATGGTGGATGATGGTCTCAACCCGCCGACCGTCCGATACAGTATTGAAGGCG
Proteins encoded in this window:
- a CDS encoding tyrosine-type recombinase/integrase, whose product is MNKLLTNFQKHMDDQDLSPLTVKGYLSDLNHFARWFEQTNGEVLTVQRITPTDVKEYKHFLLSVERRKAGTVNRRLASIAALCKWARQNKQITSDPTENIKGVAGVVRGPKWLDKHEQHRLIRAIENDLELAKQKYPKRWVTRRRDASLVLFLLHTGLRLSEAIHLQMSDIQLSERKGSVLVQNGKGNKQRSVPLNSDARKAIQEWLEVRPQSDHLWMTVEGEHESLSGRTVQRVLQRYAKAADVKELTPHVCRHTFAKNLVENEVGLEKVAALLGHSSLNTTRIYITPSERDLELAVEHLAIQ